In the genome of Panthera uncia isolate 11264 chromosome B3 unlocalized genomic scaffold, Puncia_PCG_1.0 HiC_scaffold_1, whole genome shotgun sequence, one region contains:
- the DUOXA1 gene encoding dual oxidase maturation factor 1 gives MPPCHSPIKMAAFGHTFPFYTGLKPIFPMDTTLAVIIAIFLTALVTFIIILPGIRGKMRVFWLLRVVTSLFIGAVILAVNFSSEWFVGQVSTNTSYKAFSSKWISADVGLQVGLGGVNITLTGIPVQQLNETINYNEEFTWRLGENYAEEYAKALEKGLPDPVLYLAEKFTPNSPCGLHGQYRLAGHYTSATLWVAFLCWLLANVMLSMPVLVYGGHMLLATGIFQLLGLLFFSTATSLTPPCPLRLGTATLHTHHGPAFWITLTTGLLCVLLGLAMAVAHRMHPQRLKAFFTQSSGEDPALEWNPEEGGLLSPRYRSTAESPEPQDIPLSEASSEACCKKEHPREPDCTL, from the exons ATGCCTCCCTGTCACAGCCCCATCAAAATGGCTGCTTTTGGACACACATTCCCCTTCTATACTGGCCTCAAGCCAATCTTCCCAATGGACACCACCTTGGCCGTCATCATTGCCATCTTTCTGACTGCACTGGTCACCTTCATCATCATCCTACCTGGCATTCGGGGCAAGATG AGGGTGTTCTGGCTGCTGCGGGTGGTGACCAGCTTATTCATCGGGGCCGTGATCCTAG CTGTGAATTTCAGTTCTGAGTGGTTCGTGGGCCAGGTGAGCACGAACACATCATACAAGGCCTTCAGTTCCAAATGGATCAGTGCTGACGTTGGGCTGCAGGTTGGGCTGGGAGGAGTCAACATTACACTTACAG GGATCCCAGTGCAGCAGTTGAATGAGACCATCAATTACAATGAGGAGTTCACATGGCGCCTGGGTGAAAACTATGCTGAGGAATATGCAAAGGCACTGGAGAAGGGGCTGCCGGACCCTGTGCTCTACCTGGCTGAGAAGTTCACCCCGAACAGCCCATGTGGACTGCATGGCCAGTACCGCCTGGCAGGACACTACACCTCAGCCACGCTCTG GGTGGCATTCCTCTGCTGGCTGCTGGCCAATGTGATGCTGTCCATGCCCGTGCTGGTCTACGGTGGCCACATGCTGCTAGCCACAGGCATCTTCCAGCTGTTGGGACTGCTCTTCTTCTCCACGGCCACATCACTCACACCACCCTGTCCCCTGCGCCTGGGCACTGCTACGCTGCACACTCACCACGGGCCTGCCTTCTGGATCACATTGACCACAG GACTGCTTTGTGTGCTGCTGGGCCTGGCCATGGCAGTGGCCCACAGGATGCATCCCCAAAGGCTGAAGGCTTTCTTCACCCAGAGTTCAGGAGAGGATCCTGCACTGGAATGGAATCCTGAAGAAGGGGGACTCCTGAGCCCTCGCTACCGGTCCACAGCCGAGAGTCCCGAGCCCCAGGACATTCCCCTGTCAGAGGCTTCCTCTGAGGCATGCTGTAAGAAAGAGCATCCCAGAGAGCCTGACTGTACCCTATAA